One part of the Lachnospiraceae bacterium JLR.KK002 genome encodes these proteins:
- a CDS encoding HAMP domain-containing sensor histidine kinase: protein MEKMKKVKSIKSAFIWTVAITMIIVFTSSALTIYICYRVQKNILPDSQEIWLHTQTIMADGTVSEAKQRLILDEPSKMSILTPAKSEEEKLGDTEFTIERIESSFSTLRPKQQLLYRAISIFMAGLPFIYSVIGIMLCAWWFYRKKLSPPIQILADATKHIKGQDLDFTVAYNSNDELGRLCTAFEEMRQALYDNNRQLWNMIEQRRILQASVAHDLRNPIAIIEGYVEYMQQCFTNGSLNDEKLQHTLSNLAITSKRLERYTDYIRDLNTIEETETKYSVVQLPDFLKNATESLSLIAGQHSLEIEYHSTVSECQVKLDEQIFYRIVENIFSNAIRYANSKVSFLYTFIDDALTITITDDGKGFSKAMLRNKNTFLYSEDKTGEHMGLGLATSRVLSQKHGGCLELSNVTPSGASVTIKIAVHKMS from the coding sequence ATGGAAAAAATGAAGAAAGTAAAATCTATTAAAAGTGCATTTATCTGGACGGTTGCCATTACAATGATAATTGTTTTTACATCCTCTGCTTTGACAATTTATATCTGTTACCGTGTGCAGAAGAATATCCTCCCCGACTCACAGGAAATTTGGCTGCATACACAGACTATTATGGCAGATGGGACGGTATCTGAGGCAAAGCAAAGATTGATACTTGATGAACCTTCTAAAATGTCTATACTTACCCCCGCTAAATCGGAAGAAGAAAAGTTGGGGGATACAGAATTTACAATAGAGAGAATAGAATCCAGCTTCTCCACACTCCGCCCAAAACAACAGTTACTATATAGAGCAATAAGCATTTTTATGGCAGGGCTTCCTTTTATCTATTCAGTTATAGGAATCATGTTATGTGCATGGTGGTTTTATAGGAAAAAGCTATCGCCGCCAATTCAGATTCTTGCAGATGCAACAAAGCACATAAAGGGGCAAGACCTTGATTTTACAGTTGCTTATAACAGTAACGATGAATTAGGCAGGCTCTGCACAGCTTTTGAAGAAATGCGGCAAGCTTTGTATGATAACAATCGACAGCTATGGAATATGATTGAGCAGCGGAGAATTTTACAGGCATCAGTGGCACATGACCTCAGAAATCCGATTGCGATTATAGAGGGCTATGTCGAATATATGCAGCAATGCTTTACAAATGGAAGTCTGAATGATGAGAAATTGCAGCATACACTATCCAACCTTGCGATAACCTCAAAACGACTTGAGCGTTATACAGATTATATTCGTGATTTGAATACCATTGAAGAAACCGAAACAAAGTATTCTGTCGTTCAGTTACCAGATTTTTTGAAAAATGCTACAGAAAGCCTTTCACTTATTGCAGGACAGCATAGCCTGGAGATTGAATATCATTCTACAGTATCCGAATGTCAAGTAAAATTAGATGAGCAAATATTTTACCGTATTGTTGAGAATATCTTTTCTAATGCCATTCGGTATGCTAATAGCAAAGTGAGTTTCCTATACACATTTATTGATGATGCACTTACTATAACCATTACAGACGACGGCAAAGGATTTTCAAAGGCAATGCTCCGCAATAAGAATACCTTTCTTTATTCTGAGGATAAAACGGGTGAACATATGGGACTGGGATTGGCTACAAGCCGTGTCCTTAGCCAGAAACACGGCGGATGTTTAGAACTTTCAAATGTTACTCCGAGTGGAGCTTCTGTAACAATTAAAATTGCAGTCCACAAAATGAGTTGA
- a CDS encoding response regulator transcription factor — translation MAYKILIVDDEKMLTELLSSHLQDCGYETFAAEDAEKAISMLNTYPDLILLDINMPEMDGLELCKIIRNNVTCPILFLTARITEQDKVNGLQVGGDDYITKPFSLQELTARVAAHLRRDERSKRTPKIVSSQGLIVNLAERKIFYGERSLNLSNREFDIVEFLMSNANQIFDKERIYEAVWGFNAEGDSNVIKEHIRKIRNKLTEATGKEYIETVWGMGYRWKK, via the coding sequence ATGGCATATAAGATACTCATTGTTGATGATGAAAAAATGCTGACCGAATTATTATCAAGCCACTTGCAGGATTGCGGATATGAGACTTTTGCAGCGGAAGATGCGGAGAAGGCAATATCAATGCTGAATACATATCCAGATTTAATTTTGCTTGACATCAACATGCCCGAAATGGACGGATTGGAGCTATGCAAGATTATCCGTAATAATGTCACCTGCCCTATTTTGTTTTTGACTGCTCGGATTACAGAACAGGACAAGGTAAACGGTTTGCAGGTCGGCGGCGATGACTATATAACCAAGCCTTTTAGTTTACAAGAATTGACCGCAAGGGTGGCGGCTCACCTGCGGAGGGACGAGAGAAGCAAGCGTACTCCTAAAATCGTATCTTCACAAGGCTTAATTGTAAATCTTGCTGAACGCAAAATTTTTTATGGAGAAAGGTCGCTGAACTTATCAAATCGTGAATTTGATATTGTCGAGTTTCTGATGAGTAACGCTAACCAGATATTTGATAAAGAACGGATATACGAAGCCGTATGGGGCTTTAATGCTGAGGGCGACAGCAATGTTATTAAAGAGCATATCCGAAAAATCAGAAATAAACTGACTGAAGCTACGGGCAAGGAATATATAGAAACAGTTTGGGGGATGGGCTATAGATGGAAAAAATGA